The following coding sequences lie in one Thermodesulforhabdaceae bacterium genomic window:
- a CDS encoding ABC transporter ATP-binding protein gives MAKVEVRKLSVCYARRPIVHEVSFRANEGQITALVGPNGAGKTTILKAIAGIIRPVKGEIFINGVPTSGLTVEDLVKLGVVYVPEGMSVFPEMSVEENLEVGGYLRREHLKEKIEMVFRILPELEKKRKVPAAMLSGGEQRMVTIGRGLVAGASVLLLDDPFLGLSPLITNRLCEVFQALRQEGKTLLIAGQHVRRLLKAADKGFLIEDGHLSLEGSGAELLQNPHLMQVLFGHFNNAVQHSLMENRAIVNERA, from the coding sequence ATGGCAAAGGTTGAAGTAAGAAAACTAAGCGTTTGTTATGCCAGAAGACCTATTGTCCATGAGGTATCTTTTCGCGCAAACGAAGGGCAGATTACGGCTCTTGTGGGACCTAACGGGGCTGGAAAGACTACCATACTCAAAGCAATAGCCGGCATCATTCGTCCAGTTAAGGGCGAGATTTTTATCAACGGTGTTCCGACTTCAGGGCTGACAGTCGAAGATCTTGTAAAGCTAGGTGTAGTTTATGTGCCAGAGGGAATGAGTGTTTTCCCGGAAATGTCGGTTGAAGAAAATCTGGAAGTTGGAGGATACTTAAGGAGAGAACACCTCAAAGAGAAAATTGAGATGGTTTTTCGCATTCTGCCAGAGCTTGAGAAAAAGAGGAAAGTTCCAGCGGCAATGCTTAGTGGAGGAGAACAAAGAATGGTTACCATAGGAAGAGGTCTCGTTGCGGGAGCAAGTGTTCTTTTGCTGGACGATCCTTTTCTTGGCTTAAGTCCTCTTATTACTAATAGACTATGCGAAGTTTTTCAGGCACTTCGTCAGGAAGGTAAAACTCTTCTGATAGCCGGTCAACACGTAAGGCGTCTATTAAAAGCCGCTGATAAGGGATTTCTCATTGAAGATGGACATCTTTCACTGGAAGGATCTGGCGCCGAGCTTTTACAAAACCCTCATCTTATGCAGGTTCTTTTCGGGCATTTCAACAATGCCGTTCAACATTCTTTAATGGAGAATCGGGCGATTGTTAACGAAAGAGCGTGA
- a CDS encoding ABC transporter ATP-binding protein translates to MDKKAVKSPYLFLESVTVERNNREVLRGISFSLERQEIVSIIGPNGAGKSTVFDVITGFVKPLSGRIIFRGIDITGWNPYRICRMGIARTFQISRPFGSMTALENVVVAIMFGNLRAKNMTSQVIHDKAREFLELVGLGHKSNTLSRCLTLSEQRRLEVARAIATDPELLLLDEFAAGLSPKAIDDALRVIEKLREEGLTLLIIDHFLNVTARISDRIIALDGGEVIASGRPSEVLTSKAVATAYLGGTLTIE, encoded by the coding sequence ATGGACAAAAAAGCTGTAAAATCACCCTATCTGTTTCTGGAGAGTGTAACGGTTGAAAGAAATAACCGTGAAGTGCTTAGGGGAATCTCTTTTTCTCTGGAACGTCAGGAGATAGTAAGCATTATCGGTCCAAATGGAGCTGGGAAGAGCACAGTCTTTGACGTTATCACGGGATTTGTTAAGCCACTCTCGGGTCGTATAATCTTCAGGGGAATCGATATTACTGGTTGGAATCCTTACAGAATATGTCGGATGGGCATTGCCAGAACGTTTCAAATATCCCGCCCCTTTGGCTCAATGACGGCCTTAGAAAACGTTGTAGTAGCCATAATGTTTGGTAATCTAAGGGCTAAGAACATGACATCTCAAGTTATTCACGATAAGGCCAGAGAATTTTTAGAGCTTGTTGGATTAGGACATAAAAGCAATACGCTCTCGCGTTGCCTCACTCTTTCGGAACAGAGGCGGCTTGAGGTGGCGAGAGCGATAGCTACTGATCCGGAACTTCTTTTGCTGGACGAATTTGCAGCAGGGTTGAGCCCCAAAGCCATAGACGACGCACTTAGGGTGATTGAGAAACTCAGGGAAGAGGGACTTACGCTGCTCATCATAGACCATTTTTTGAACGTAACGGCTCGTATATCTGACAGAATCATAGCTTTAGATGGAGGAGAAGTTATTGCATCGGGAAGACCTTCCGAAGTTTTAACGAGCAAAGCTGTAGCTACAGCATATCTGGGTGGAACTCTAACAATAGAATAG
- a CDS encoding branched-chain amino acid ABC transporter permease — MMNFLIQILIWIIILSLGWIASIPESLLSVLTTAFLYGSMATAWNIYSLSGAISLGHAAFFGLGAYGFAFTVSKFTISPWIAFITGALCAIAYSFLWMITINRLRHGSFVLATLVSVEIPRVIVENKDTIIHGSLAIINLGTLNLPSLFPSGLRGWYVVMGILAVTLLVIHRQMLFSKWGWGLRAIRDDEQTALAVGIPVELLRCFTLLVSSSFTGLCGAFYAALIGFVEPSLVFSLHFSAMPLVLSLFGGREHLYGPLVGGLVLYSLDQLLMVPIFPEAHRALYGIAIFVTIWFFPKGILEWTKKL, encoded by the coding sequence ATGATGAACTTTCTCATTCAGATCCTCATCTGGATAATTATTTTGAGCCTTGGATGGATTGCTTCGATACCCGAAAGCCTTTTATCTGTGCTGACAACGGCCTTTCTTTACGGATCAATGGCAACAGCCTGGAACATTTATTCACTGAGCGGAGCCATATCACTCGGGCACGCCGCTTTTTTTGGACTAGGTGCCTATGGTTTTGCTTTTACGGTTTCCAAATTTACAATCTCTCCGTGGATAGCTTTCATTACAGGTGCCCTGTGTGCCATAGCTTACTCTTTTCTATGGATGATCACTATCAATCGCTTAAGACATGGTAGCTTCGTGCTCGCCACTTTGGTTTCCGTAGAAATTCCTAGAGTTATTGTAGAAAACAAGGACACCATCATTCATGGCTCGTTAGCTATTATTAACCTGGGTACTTTGAATTTACCGTCTTTATTCCCATCAGGCCTTCGGGGATGGTATGTAGTTATGGGAATCCTTGCTGTCACTCTTTTAGTAATCCATCGCCAGATGCTTTTTTCAAAGTGGGGATGGGGGTTAAGAGCTATTCGAGATGATGAACAGACAGCTCTTGCTGTGGGAATTCCGGTAGAACTATTGAGATGTTTTACGCTGCTCGTGAGTAGTTCTTTCACGGGGTTGTGTGGTGCCTTCTATGCCGCTCTAATAGGTTTTGTGGAACCATCTCTCGTTTTCAGCCTTCATTTTTCGGCTATGCCCCTTGTCCTGAGCCTTTTCGGCGGAAGAGAACATCTTTATGGACCGCTTGTTGGTGGATTGGTTCTATATAGTTTAGACCAACTCTTAATGGTCCCGATTTTTCCCGAAGCTCACAGAGCTCTCTACGGAATTGCTATCTTCGTGACCATCTGGTTTTTTCCAAAGGGAATTTTAGAATGGACAAAAAAGCTGTAA
- a CDS encoding branched-chain amino acid ABC transporter permease, which translates to MFFVGQILIQALSLGSLYTLLAIGFSLVFGATRVLNLAHGSFVIFSGYVAYILGKYYNVGFILASWLSILAPLIFLPVIVFISSRSPHPRETISLILTFGLSLVLQSCYMAAFSADYRILYETPSFYEIPALRVIISSNQLILISISLSAIALLFLLFRKTMIGKALRATIQNNEAALLVGIPIRQMRILAVGLGCLAAGLAGALYVRINYIYPAGDMEVTLIALLITLFAGRGRIRRILICAWSFALIETIVSYWWGAKWRDLLSSLFIIAVLLKRGEEIFENSREK; encoded by the coding sequence ATGTTTTTTGTGGGTCAGATTCTTATTCAAGCGCTTAGTTTAGGAAGTCTTTATACACTCCTTGCAATTGGATTTTCTCTAGTCTTTGGAGCAACCAGAGTTTTAAACCTTGCACATGGAAGCTTTGTTATTTTTTCAGGCTACGTCGCTTACATTCTAGGTAAATATTATAATGTAGGGTTCATTTTAGCTTCCTGGTTGAGCATACTAGCACCCCTTATTTTCCTGCCGGTTATTGTTTTTATAAGTTCCAGAAGCCCACACCCTAGAGAAACCATTTCGCTCATCCTCACCTTTGGACTCTCCCTTGTGCTTCAAAGCTGCTACATGGCCGCCTTTTCGGCAGACTATCGCATACTTTACGAAACTCCATCCTTTTACGAAATTCCAGCACTTAGGGTCATAATTAGTTCAAATCAACTCATCCTTATCTCGATCTCCCTAAGTGCAATCGCCCTCCTATTCCTGCTTTTCAGAAAAACAATGATAGGAAAAGCCCTCAGAGCCACAATTCAAAATAACGAAGCAGCACTTCTCGTTGGAATTCCCATAAGACAAATGAGAATCCTGGCTGTAGGCTTGGGATGTCTCGCCGCTGGGCTGGCAGGTGCACTTTATGTGCGAATCAACTATATTTACCCTGCTGGCGACATGGAAGTAACCCTTATAGCACTTCTTATAACTCTTTTTGCTGGAAGGGGAAGAATTAGGAGAATCCTCATTTGCGCATGGAGCTTTGCACTAATAGAAACTATTGTGTCTTACTGGTGGGGAGCGAAATGGCGAGACCTTTTAAGCAGTCTATTTATCATAGCGGTTTTGTTGAAGCGAGGAGAAGAAATTTTCGAAAATTCTAGGGAGAAATGA
- a CDS encoding ABC transporter substrate-binding protein codes for MGRFLSSIGIFFFVALTARVGISEQVISIGSINPLTGKLAQHGIEVDQGIQIAVDEANSEAKEIRFKLIRRDDKSLPEDAMNQAEQLIIHDKVMALVGGYVDTLVGPIATVAEKHRVPYVASASLESRLTTKINPFFFRISHIDGVAKPIVGFIKDIAKPRRIALAYASTPGAMELADKIRQELSGTGISLVLEEKLKSGTPDFSPFLLKCRSQRVDFIISALFLPDHLILVRQMKELKVSTKGYLGPWGIAYPGFVKEMGERAEGLFGMLAWASGISYPETEETSKRFIQAYKDRFGTDPTSTAMHGYVSAKVAIDATQRLVKANQPVNPQNLAEAIRKTDMMSPIGRISFDDHGNPKHYIQMVVQIQKGSFVVVYPAERSTGKVIMQ; via the coding sequence ATGGGAAGATTCCTATCTTCGATAGGGATATTTTTCTTTGTCGCTTTAACGGCAAGAGTTGGAATTTCCGAACAGGTTATATCTATAGGATCTATTAATCCTCTAACCGGAAAGCTTGCTCAACACGGGATTGAAGTAGATCAGGGCATTCAGATCGCTGTAGATGAGGCTAATTCTGAAGCGAAAGAGATTCGGTTTAAGCTTATTCGTAGAGATGACAAAAGCCTTCCCGAAGATGCAATGAACCAGGCAGAACAATTGATTATTCACGACAAAGTAATGGCTCTGGTGGGAGGTTATGTGGATACTCTCGTGGGGCCTATTGCTACTGTGGCGGAAAAGCATAGAGTTCCCTATGTTGCATCGGCAAGCCTTGAAAGCAGACTAACAACCAAAATTAACCCCTTTTTTTTCAGAATTTCCCATATAGACGGTGTGGCAAAACCTATAGTAGGCTTTATCAAAGACATAGCAAAACCTCGCAGGATAGCTCTCGCTTATGCTTCCACACCGGGAGCAATGGAACTTGCGGATAAAATCCGCCAGGAACTCTCAGGAACTGGCATTTCTCTGGTGCTAGAAGAAAAGCTAAAGTCAGGAACTCCTGATTTTTCACCTTTTTTGCTTAAATGCCGTTCTCAACGAGTAGATTTCATAATTTCTGCTCTTTTCCTCCCGGATCATCTTATACTTGTAAGGCAGATGAAGGAACTTAAGGTTTCCACCAAAGGATACCTCGGTCCTTGGGGAATAGCTTATCCAGGCTTTGTAAAAGAAATGGGTGAACGGGCTGAAGGACTGTTCGGAATGCTTGCCTGGGCTTCCGGGATTTCCTATCCTGAAACTGAAGAAACGTCGAAAAGGTTCATTCAAGCTTATAAAGACCGTTTTGGAACCGATCCTACAAGCACAGCTATGCATGGGTATGTTTCCGCAAAGGTCGCAATCGATGCGACGCAAAGACTCGTAAAAGCTAACCAACCTGTTAACCCTCAGAATCTAGCCGAAGCTATTAGAAAAACTGATATGATGTCGCCTATTGGTAGAATTTCATTTGATGATCACGGCAATCCAAAACATTATATCCAAATGGTTGTTCAAATCCAGAAAGGATCTTTTGTGGTAGTGTATCCCGCTGAACGATCCACCGGGAAAGTCATTATGCAGTGA